From the genome of Vigna angularis cultivar LongXiaoDou No.4 chromosome 11, ASM1680809v1, whole genome shotgun sequence, one region includes:
- the LOC108333322 gene encoding 60S ribosomal protein L38: protein MPKQIHEIKDFLLTARRKDARSVKIKRSKDVVKFKVRCSKYLYTLCVFDSEKADKLKQSLPPGLSVQDV from the exons ATg CCGAAGCAGATTCATGAGATTAAAGACTTCCTCCTCACTGCGAGGAGGAAGGATGCACGCTCTGTGAAAATCAAGAGGAGCAAAGATGTGGTAAAGTTCAAGGTTCGCTGCTCCAAGTACCTGTACACCCTCTGTGTGTTTGACTCTGAGAAGGCTGATAAGTTGAAGCAATCACTTCCTCCAG GTTTGAGTGTGCAAGATGTGTGA
- the LOC108334415 gene encoding uncharacterized protein LOC108334415 isoform X1, translated as MANLVPGVLLKLLQHMNTDVKVGGEHRSSLLQVVSIVPALAGGELFPNQGFYLKVSDSSHATYVSLPDEHDDLILSDKIQLGQFVFVDRLEGASPVPILRGVRPVPGRHPCVGTPEDIVATHSLAFLDNDKDNNGVSSGVSDMDRSKSPRKAYSGAVGEKEKKERVRSNGGVVSGKEEVQSSKISAVFARGKSQPQPVKPPLKIEVKRESLTRLRSTNSRSIPSSPSSCYSLPTSFEKFANGVRQHQTKVGAKVGVVETGKLVRGPSGPAGKKIANPVRNLVQGIELGTKALRKSWEGSIEVKTRESSKTKFATKFDPKPELSTPRRRSISIRNGPSKEEEKIQAPAKPSKEQLKTQTSAKKANANGTTAEPEKSSKQRTSTGKKAEVSNLPGNLVKVSLSNRKVTDATVQWASLPSSISKLGKEVMMQRDAAQIAATEAMQEAAAAESLLQCLRTYSELTNSAKEHNPQPAVEQFLTLHASLNSTRTIAESLTKHIPDCSSPDYDKGTAEDILKVKSDRQKQAASWVQAALTTNLSSFAVFTRETQTSRPPASSSSQNQKTVVGNQPMLVLHNSSEDASSKVHAKTRLTSNSKHASQGTLRKPGDGLLNGQKQLVQPQPPPEWVRGNGLNEVVNLVETLHLQSRDWFLGFVERFLDSDGDTNLSGNDQIAGMLTQLKSVNDWLDEIVSSKDEGESCQISAETIDRLRKKIYEYLLTHVESAAAALSGGSQSSPQIQTTTQIKAKR; from the exons ATGGCGAATCTGGTACCGGGGGTGCTTCTGAAGCTTCTGCAGCACATGAACACGGATGTGAAGGTCGGTGGTGAGCACAGGTCTTCGCTGTTGCAGGTTGTGAGCATTGTTCCGGCACTTGCAGGGGGCGAACTTTTCCCAAATCAAGGTTTTTACCTCAAAGTCTCTGATTCATCTCATGCTACTTATGTTTCTCTCCCTGATGAACATGATGATCTCATTCTCAGTGATAAGATTCAGTTGGGTCAGTTTGTGTTTGTTGATCGTTTGGAGGGTGCTTCTCCCGTCCCCATTCTGAGAGGGGTTAGGCCTGTTCCTGGGAGACACCCTTGTGTTGGAACCCCTGAGGATATTGTTGCGACTCATTCCCTTGCTTTCCTTGACAATGATAAGGACAACAATGGGGTTTCTTCTGGTGTTTCTGACATGGATAGATCGAAGTCTCCGAGGAAAGCTTATAGCGGTGCGGTtggagagaaggagaagaaagagagagtgaGATCAAATGGTGGTGTTGTGAGTGGTAAGGAGGAAGTACAATCCAGCAAGATTAGTGCTGTGTTTGCTAGGGGCAAATCTCAGCCTCAGCCAGTGAAGCCTCCACTCAAGATTGAGGTGAAGAGGGAGTCTTTGACTAGATTGAGGTCTACCAATTCGCGGTCCATTCCTTCGTCACCGAGTAGTTGCTACTCCTTGCCGACCTCATTTGAGAAATTTGCCAATGGGGTCAGGCAACACCAGACTAAGGTTGGGGCTAAGGTGGGAGTGGTGGAGACGGGAAAGTTGGTTCGTGGGCCTAGTGGTCCTGCTGGAAAGAAAATTGCGAATCCGGTTAGAAATTTGGTGCAGGGAATTGAGCTGGGGACTAAGGCTCTGCGGAAGAGCTGGGAAGGGAGTATTGAGGTTAAGACTAGAGAGTCCTCCAAAACCAAGTTTGCAACCAAGTTTGATCCTAAGCCTGAACTAAGT ACTCCTAGGAGAAGAAGCATTTCAATCAGAAATGGGCCGTCTAAAGAGGAGGAGAAGATTCAAGCACCAGCAAAACCCTCTAAGGAACAACTCAAGACTCAAACGTCTGCAAAGAAGGCTAATGCTAATGGAACTACAGCAGAACCAGAAAAGTCAAGCAAGCAAAGAACTTCCACCGGAAAGAAAGCAGAAGTTTCTAACCTCCCTGGAAATTTGGTCAAAGTTTCTCTAAGTAATAGAAAAGTGACAGATGCGACTGTTCAATGGGCTTCACTCCCATCATCTATTTCAAAGCTTGGAAAG GAAGTAATGATGCAGAGAGATGCAGCACAGATAGCAGCGACTGAGGCTATGCAAGAGGCTGCTGCTGCAGAGAGTTTACTGCAATGTCTAAG AACATATTCAGAGCTAACGAATTCTGCTAAGGAACATAACCCACAGCCAGCAGTAGAGCAGTTTTTAACTCTTCATGCTAGCTTGAATAGTACCCGGACAATAGCTGAATCCTTAACAAAACACATCCCAGATTGTTCATCTCCAGATTATGACAAGGGTACAGCGGAAGACATACTAAAAGTAAAATCAGATAGACAAAAACAAGCGGCTTCCTGGGTCCAGGCAGCCTTGACCACCAATCTGTCATCCTTTGCTGTTTTTACAAGAGAAACTCAAACATCGAGGCCTCCAGCTTCAAGCAGCTCTCAAAACCAAAAGACTGTTGTGGGAAATCAACCCATGTTAGTTCTACACAATTCAAGTGAAGATGCTTCATCAAAAGTTCATGCAAAGACCCGTCTGACATCTAATTCTAAGCATGCCTCACAAGGAACTCTACGCAAACCAGGTGATGGGTTATTAAATGGGCAGAAGCAGCTAGTCCAACCACAACCACCTCCTGAATGGGTTAGAGGAAATGGCCTCAATGAGGTGGTTAATTTGGTCGAAACTTTGCATTTACAATCTCGGGACTGGTTTTTGGGTTTTGTTGAGAGGTTTTTAGACAGTGATGGGGACACTAACTTGTCAGGTAATGACCAAATAGCAGGTATGCTCACTCAATTGAAGAGTGTTAATGACTGGTTAGATGAAATTGTTTCAAGCAAGGATGAGGGAGAATCATGCCAGATATCAGCAGAGACAATTGACCGGTTGAGgaagaaaatatatgaatatcTTCTTACACATGTTGAGTCTGCTGCTGCTGCACTCAGTGGTGGATCACAATCGTCACCTCAGATCCAAACAACAACACAGATTAAAGCCAAAAGGTGA
- the LOC108334415 gene encoding uncharacterized protein LOC108334415 isoform X2 gives MDRSKSPRKAYSGAVGEKEKKERVRSNGGVVSGKEEVQSSKISAVFARGKSQPQPVKPPLKIEVKRESLTRLRSTNSRSIPSSPSSCYSLPTSFEKFANGVRQHQTKVGAKVGVVETGKLVRGPSGPAGKKIANPVRNLVQGIELGTKALRKSWEGSIEVKTRESSKTKFATKFDPKPELSTPRRRSISIRNGPSKEEEKIQAPAKPSKEQLKTQTSAKKANANGTTAEPEKSSKQRTSTGKKAEVSNLPGNLVKVSLSNRKVTDATVQWASLPSSISKLGKEVMMQRDAAQIAATEAMQEAAAAESLLQCLRTYSELTNSAKEHNPQPAVEQFLTLHASLNSTRTIAESLTKHIPDCSSPDYDKGTAEDILKVKSDRQKQAASWVQAALTTNLSSFAVFTRETQTSRPPASSSSQNQKTVVGNQPMLVLHNSSEDASSKVHAKTRLTSNSKHASQGTLRKPGDGLLNGQKQLVQPQPPPEWVRGNGLNEVVNLVETLHLQSRDWFLGFVERFLDSDGDTNLSGNDQIAGMLTQLKSVNDWLDEIVSSKDEGESCQISAETIDRLRKKIYEYLLTHVESAAAALSGGSQSSPQIQTTTQIKAKR, from the exons ATGGATAGATCGAAGTCTCCGAGGAAAGCTTATAGCGGTGCGGTtggagagaaggagaagaaagagagagtgaGATCAAATGGTGGTGTTGTGAGTGGTAAGGAGGAAGTACAATCCAGCAAGATTAGTGCTGTGTTTGCTAGGGGCAAATCTCAGCCTCAGCCAGTGAAGCCTCCACTCAAGATTGAGGTGAAGAGGGAGTCTTTGACTAGATTGAGGTCTACCAATTCGCGGTCCATTCCTTCGTCACCGAGTAGTTGCTACTCCTTGCCGACCTCATTTGAGAAATTTGCCAATGGGGTCAGGCAACACCAGACTAAGGTTGGGGCTAAGGTGGGAGTGGTGGAGACGGGAAAGTTGGTTCGTGGGCCTAGTGGTCCTGCTGGAAAGAAAATTGCGAATCCGGTTAGAAATTTGGTGCAGGGAATTGAGCTGGGGACTAAGGCTCTGCGGAAGAGCTGGGAAGGGAGTATTGAGGTTAAGACTAGAGAGTCCTCCAAAACCAAGTTTGCAACCAAGTTTGATCCTAAGCCTGAACTAAGT ACTCCTAGGAGAAGAAGCATTTCAATCAGAAATGGGCCGTCTAAAGAGGAGGAGAAGATTCAAGCACCAGCAAAACCCTCTAAGGAACAACTCAAGACTCAAACGTCTGCAAAGAAGGCTAATGCTAATGGAACTACAGCAGAACCAGAAAAGTCAAGCAAGCAAAGAACTTCCACCGGAAAGAAAGCAGAAGTTTCTAACCTCCCTGGAAATTTGGTCAAAGTTTCTCTAAGTAATAGAAAAGTGACAGATGCGACTGTTCAATGGGCTTCACTCCCATCATCTATTTCAAAGCTTGGAAAG GAAGTAATGATGCAGAGAGATGCAGCACAGATAGCAGCGACTGAGGCTATGCAAGAGGCTGCTGCTGCAGAGAGTTTACTGCAATGTCTAAG AACATATTCAGAGCTAACGAATTCTGCTAAGGAACATAACCCACAGCCAGCAGTAGAGCAGTTTTTAACTCTTCATGCTAGCTTGAATAGTACCCGGACAATAGCTGAATCCTTAACAAAACACATCCCAGATTGTTCATCTCCAGATTATGACAAGGGTACAGCGGAAGACATACTAAAAGTAAAATCAGATAGACAAAAACAAGCGGCTTCCTGGGTCCAGGCAGCCTTGACCACCAATCTGTCATCCTTTGCTGTTTTTACAAGAGAAACTCAAACATCGAGGCCTCCAGCTTCAAGCAGCTCTCAAAACCAAAAGACTGTTGTGGGAAATCAACCCATGTTAGTTCTACACAATTCAAGTGAAGATGCTTCATCAAAAGTTCATGCAAAGACCCGTCTGACATCTAATTCTAAGCATGCCTCACAAGGAACTCTACGCAAACCAGGTGATGGGTTATTAAATGGGCAGAAGCAGCTAGTCCAACCACAACCACCTCCTGAATGGGTTAGAGGAAATGGCCTCAATGAGGTGGTTAATTTGGTCGAAACTTTGCATTTACAATCTCGGGACTGGTTTTTGGGTTTTGTTGAGAGGTTTTTAGACAGTGATGGGGACACTAACTTGTCAGGTAATGACCAAATAGCAGGTATGCTCACTCAATTGAAGAGTGTTAATGACTGGTTAGATGAAATTGTTTCAAGCAAGGATGAGGGAGAATCATGCCAGATATCAGCAGAGACAATTGACCGGTTGAGgaagaaaatatatgaatatcTTCTTACACATGTTGAGTCTGCTGCTGCTGCACTCAGTGGTGGATCACAATCGTCACCTCAGATCCAAACAACAACACAGATTAAAGCCAAAAGGTGA
- the LOC108333030 gene encoding probable hydroxyacylglutathione hydrolase 2, chloroplastic isoform X2 — MQQILSKTSSAMATFPCSRVRSGLCVWPNVRQICFRKGILYGFMRLFSTPLKTLRGASRTLRVARFCSVVNMSSSLQIELVPCLKDNYAYLLHDVDTGTVGVVDPSEAVPVIDVLSRKNRNLTYILNTHHHHDHTGGNVELKARYGAKVIGSGTDKERIPGIDIYLNDGDRWMFAGHEVRVIDTPGHTRGHISFYFPGSGAIFTGDTLFSLSCGKLFEGSPQEMMSSLKKIMSLPDDTNIYCGHEYTLMNTKFALSIEPENKELQSYAAHVAYLRSKGLPTIPTTLKMEKACNPFLRTSSAAIRQSLNIATTANDAEALAVIRQTKDNF; from the exons ATGCAGCAGATTCTCTCTAAGACTTCATCTGCCATGGCCACTTTTCCTTGTTCCAGG GTGAGAAGTGGGTTGTGCGTGTGGCCAAATGTGAGACAAATTTGCTTTAGAAAAGGCATTCTGTATGGATTTATGCGATTGTTTTCTACACCATTGAAAACGCTGCGTGGAGCAAGTCGCACGCTGAGGGTGGCTCGATTTTGCAGTGTTGTGAATATGTCTTCCTCGTTGCAGATTGAATTG gtACCTTGCCTGAAGGACAATTATGCGTATCTTTTACATGATGTGGATACTGGTACGGTTGGTGTTGTTGATCCTTCTGAAGCTGTGCCTGTCATAGATGTCTTGAGCAGGAAAAATCGAAATTTGACTTACATACTCAACACTCACCATCATCATGATCACACTGGTGGAAATGTAGAATTAAAGGCGAGATATGGGGCAAAG GTGATTGGTTCAGGAACTGACAAGGAAAGGATTCCTGGCATTGATATCTATTTGAATGATGGTGACAGGTGGATGTTTGCTGGCCATGAGGTGCGTGTAATAGACACACCTGGTCACACCCGAG GCCATATAAGCTTTTATTTTCCTGGATCTGGGGCAATTTTTACTGGAGATACTTTGTTCAGCTTGTCATGTGGCAAGCTGTTTGAAGGAAGCCCTCAGGAG ATGATGTCTTCTCTTAAAAAGATCATGTCCCTGCCAGATGATACAAATATATACTGTGGACACGAGTATACATTG ATGAATACAAAGTTTGCATTGTCTATAGAACCTGAAAACAAAGAACTTCAATCCTATGCTGCTCATGTAGCTTACCTTCGAAGTAAAGGCTTGCCTACG ATTCCCACCACATTGAAGATGGAAAAGGCTTGTAATCCATTTCTTCGTACATCCAGTGCTGCAATTAGGCAATCATTGAACATTGCAACCACAGCAAATGATGCAGAAGCCCTTGCTGTCATACGGCAAACAAAGGATaatttttag
- the LOC108333030 gene encoding probable hydroxyacylglutathione hydrolase 2, chloroplastic isoform X1, whose protein sequence is MQQILSKTSSAMATFPCSRVRSGLCVWPNVRQICFRKGILYGFMRLFSTPLKTLRGASRTLRVARFCSVVNMSSSLQIELVPCLKDNYAYLLHDVDTGTVGVVDPSEAVPVIDVLSRKNRNLTYILNTHHHHDHTGGNVELKARYGAKVIGSGTDKERIPGIDIYLNDGDRWMFAGHEVRVIDTPGHTRGHISFYFPGSGAIFTGDTLFSLSCGKLFEGSPQELFTMSSMLQMMSSLKKIMSLPDDTNIYCGHEYTLMNTKFALSIEPENKELQSYAAHVAYLRSKGLPTIPTTLKMEKACNPFLRTSSAAIRQSLNIATTANDAEALAVIRQTKDNF, encoded by the exons ATGCAGCAGATTCTCTCTAAGACTTCATCTGCCATGGCCACTTTTCCTTGTTCCAGG GTGAGAAGTGGGTTGTGCGTGTGGCCAAATGTGAGACAAATTTGCTTTAGAAAAGGCATTCTGTATGGATTTATGCGATTGTTTTCTACACCATTGAAAACGCTGCGTGGAGCAAGTCGCACGCTGAGGGTGGCTCGATTTTGCAGTGTTGTGAATATGTCTTCCTCGTTGCAGATTGAATTG gtACCTTGCCTGAAGGACAATTATGCGTATCTTTTACATGATGTGGATACTGGTACGGTTGGTGTTGTTGATCCTTCTGAAGCTGTGCCTGTCATAGATGTCTTGAGCAGGAAAAATCGAAATTTGACTTACATACTCAACACTCACCATCATCATGATCACACTGGTGGAAATGTAGAATTAAAGGCGAGATATGGGGCAAAG GTGATTGGTTCAGGAACTGACAAGGAAAGGATTCCTGGCATTGATATCTATTTGAATGATGGTGACAGGTGGATGTTTGCTGGCCATGAGGTGCGTGTAATAGACACACCTGGTCACACCCGAG GCCATATAAGCTTTTATTTTCCTGGATCTGGGGCAATTTTTACTGGAGATACTTTGTTCAGCTTGTCATGTGGCAAGCTGTTTGAAGGAAGCCCTCAGGAG TTGTTTACAATGTCATCCATGTTGCAGATGATGTCTTCTCTTAAAAAGATCATGTCCCTGCCAGATGATACAAATATATACTGTGGACACGAGTATACATTG ATGAATACAAAGTTTGCATTGTCTATAGAACCTGAAAACAAAGAACTTCAATCCTATGCTGCTCATGTAGCTTACCTTCGAAGTAAAGGCTTGCCTACG ATTCCCACCACATTGAAGATGGAAAAGGCTTGTAATCCATTTCTTCGTACATCCAGTGCTGCAATTAGGCAATCATTGAACATTGCAACCACAGCAAATGATGCAGAAGCCCTTGCTGTCATACGGCAAACAAAGGATaatttttag
- the LOC108333923 gene encoding flowering time control protein FPA — translation MAPPTKSVESEEWGTPTNNLWVGNLPPDVADSDLMELFAPYGSLDALISYSPRTFAFVLFGRVEEAKAAKTNLQGASLRGFEIRIEFAIPARPCKQLWVGGVSHNVAMEDLEAEFRKFGKIEDFKFFRDRRTACVEFLNLDDATRAMKVMNGKRLGGSHICVDFLRSQSMNRDFMVDQGQFQARPQHLQPSMGRNSPPSNILWIGFPPSFQIDEQMLHNAMILFGEIERIKSFPSRHYSFVEFRSIDEARRAKEGLQGRLFNDPRITIMYSSSDTTPGKDYPGFYPGSKGPLPDGLMNELPFRPPQSDVFGQNRPIVPNNFPGQLPPGGISGPTVSMRPFVPQGLDPLSNGPDFNEMSTLHKFQDGSSKMGPSWKRPSPPAPGMLSSPMPGIRPSSGPWDVLDTNQFSRDSKRSRIDDALLIGDASFPLRNNDDRGLRLEQPFAIDPIIDGGGSGPKGHLGPVGTRITSGVPGSVQPDIDHIWRGVIAKGGTPVCRARCVPIGKGIGTEIPDVVDCAARTGLDMLTKHYTDAIGFEIVFFLPDSEEDFPSYTEFLRYLKAKNRAGVAKFIDNTTLFLVPPSDFLTKVLKVTGPERLYGVVLKFPPVPSSTSMQQSMHFPSPSTQYVQQIPPSQPEYGSISVKEQPILPTEYNRLLHDDSKHLPKPLHLATSVTPPVHSVPPGYSSTYTASASQAGVTLTPELIATLTSFLPSTIQSSTAGGTMTVVGPSTMKPPFPSVASIDGNQSHLWKQDQQTTDPPSYRPQPFGSINNAQYHPYPPASSTGHPAQVVSGSAHFHDTASSLQQLGAFSSSTSLTNFIIPPQNGQEAVPAQLSQHYQVEVPHSNEKGYGVVQGTDPSVLYSSKAFQQPNNLIPSSNQVSNAASQQHMNSEPPNQQLQPAGQGISELEADKNQRYHSTLQFAANLLFQIQQQQTQGEHGPGNQQ, via the exons ATGGCGCCTCCTACAAAATCCGTGGAAAGCGAGGAGTGGGGAACTCCAACAAACAACCTATGGGTTGGAAATCTGCCGCCGGATGTCGCCGATTCCGATCTCATGGAACTATTCGCTCCGTACGGTTCTCTCGACGCACTCATTTCCTATTCCCCACGCACCTTCGCTTTCGTTTTGTTCGGACGCGTTGAAGAGGCCAAGGCGGCGAAAACAAATTTACAAGGCGCGTCGCTGCGCGGCTTTGAAATCAGAATCGAATTTGCAATACCG GCAAGACCGTGTAAACAGCTATGGGTGGGTGGTGTTAGCCACAACGTAGCGATGGAGGATTTGGAAGCGGAGTTTCGTAAATTCGGTAAGATTGAGGATTTCAAGTTCTTCAGAGACCGTCGTACTGCGTGTGTTGAGTTTCTCAATCTGGATGATGCTACGCGGGCCATGAAAGTCATGAACGGGAAGCGATTAGGTGGTAGCCATATTTGTGTGGACTTCCTTAGGTCACAATCTATGAATAGG GATTTTATGGTTGACCAAGGGCAGTTTCAGGCTAGACCACAG CATTTACAACCTTCAATGGGGAGGAATAGTCCACCCAGTAACATTTTGTGGATAGGTTTTCCTCCTTCGTTTCAAATTGATGAACAAATGCTCCACAATGCCATGATTTTGTTTGGTGAAATTGAGAGAATCAAGAGTTTTCCTTCTAGACATTATTCGTTTGTTGAGTTTAGAAGCATTGATGAAGCTCGCCGTGCCAAAGAGGGCCTTCAGGGACGGCTTTTTAATGATCCTAGAATAACGATTATGTATTCAAGCAGTGATACAACACCTGGCAAAGATTACCCTGGATTTTACCCTGGAAGTAAAGGGCCTTTACCCGATGGATTAATGAACGAGCTTCCATTTCGACCTCCACAATCGGATGTATTTGGTCAAAATCGTCCTATTGTTCCAAATAATTTTCCAGGGCAATTGCCACCTGGTGGTATAAGTGGACCTACTGTCTCAATGCGACCTTTTGTTCCCCAAGGTCTTGATCCTCTTAGCAATGGTCCTGATTTTAATGAGATGAGCACACTTCACAAATTTCAAGATGGTAGCTCGAAAATGGGTCCAAGCTGGAAAAGGCCATCTCCTCCTGCCCCTGGTATGCTTTCTTCTCCTATGCCTGGTATTAGGCCCAGCTCCGGTCCATGGGATGTACTTGATACAAACCAATTTTCAAGAGATTCTAAACGATCAAGGATCGATGATGCTTTGCTAATTGGTGATGCTTCATTTCCTTTAAGAAATAATGATGACCGCGGATTAAGATTAGAACAACCATTTGCAATCGATCCAATTATTGATGGAGGTGGTTCTGGTCCAAAGGGTCACCTTGGTCCAGTTGGCACTAGGATCACTTCTGGAGTTCCTGGTTCTGTCCAACCTGATATTGATCATATATGGCGTGGAGTTATTGCGAAAGGGGGAACTCCTGTTTGTCGTGCTAGATGTGTGCCTATTGGAAAAGGGATAGGCACTGAGAT TCCTGATGTTGTAGATTGTGCTGCTAGAACTGGATTGGATATGTTAACGAAACACTATACTGATGCAATTGGctttgaaattgttttctttctccCTGATAGTGAAGAGGATTTTCCTTCATACACCGAATTCCTTCGTTACCTTAAAGCAAAAAACCGTGCTGGTGTTGCCAAGTTTATTGATAATACCACCTTATTTTTGGTACCTCCTTCTGATTTCTTGACCAAGGTTTTGAAAGTCACGGGACCTGAACGATTATACGGTGTGGTTCTTAAGTTTCCACCAGTTCCAAGTAGCACATCTATGCAACAATCAATGCATTTTCCTTCGCCCTCTACTCAGTATGTGCAACAGATTCCCCCTTCACAACCAGAGTATGGTTCAATCTCTGTAAAGGAGCAACCAATTTTACCAACGGAATATAATAGATTGTTGCACGATGATTCTAAGCATCTGCCAAAACCACTTCATCTTGCGACCAGTGTCACTCCTCCAGTTCATTCTGTTCCTCCTGGTTATTCTTCTACTTATACAGCTTCTGCATCCCAAGCGGGAGTTACATTGACCCCTGAACTTATTGCAACTTTAACCTCGTTTCTCCCTTCAACTATACAATCATCAACAGCTGGTGGCACAATGACAGTGGTTGGTCCCTCTACTATGAAGCCACCTTTTCCATCTGTTGCATCTATTGATGGAAATCAATCTCATTTGTGGAAACAAGATCAGCAAACTACGGATCCCCCTAGTTATCGTCCTCAACCGTTTGGGAGTATTAATAATGCTCAATATCATCCTTATCCACCTGCATCTTCTACTGGGCACCCTGCTCAAGTTGTCTCTGGCAGTGCACATTTCCATGATACGGCTTCAAGTCTTCAGCAGCTAGGTGCTTTTTCGTCATCTACATCCTTGACTAATTTCATTATACCTCCTCAAAATGGACAGGAAGCTGTTCCCGCTCAACTCAGTCAACATTATCAGGTGGAAGTGCCCCACAGCAATGAGAAAGGATATGGAGTAGTTCAGGGAACAGATCCCTCTGTTCTATATAGTTCTAAGGCATTCCAACAACCTAATAATCTTATTCCTTCATCCAACCAAGTTTCCAATGCTGCTTCACAGCAACACATGAATTCAGAGCCCCCAAATCAGCAACTTCAACCTGCTGGCCAGGGAATCTCTGAATTGGAGGCTGATAAGAACCAGAGGTACCACTCAACACTACAGTTTGCTGCAAACCTTCTCTTCCAAATACAGCAACAGCAAACCCAAGGAGAGCATGGACCTGGAAATCAACAATAA